ttttatgttccctattttttttttttttttggagaaaaacaaaagtttttatCTAATTTATCTGTTGTTTAAATAGAATTTgtacatagaaaataaaaatattctttgTTCTTGGTGAACTTTAGATCTGAGGTGGAGGTACTGCTGAGAAAGTTGTGTGAACTgtcatttattttatggttaagAAGTTTTTCTAATCATGTTTCAGTGCTTTTAAATGAGAATCTCAAGTTCTCCCTGACAATGTAGAAACTTATAACTTTTATTTGCATATaatgtgagttttttttgttttttttaatgggttcggagatgaaaaaaatttaattatgacCATGCTAGAAGATTTTTTCTTACATTATGGCAATCTTGGAGATGGAGCAGACAATATCGATGTTCCGAATTGTTTTAAATTGAATTCAAAGACATCATTCATTAAGTCCATGATCTTATAggaaaagtattttgatttttgtccGAATGGTTGTTTGAGGGAGAAGATGTACTAATACCAATCAAAATTGAAATGTTTGGACTATCATATGTTACTTCTTTTGTGTCTTTATCTCTCTGATGTCATGACTCACAGAACTTAGATGCCAACTCATATTAATGAGCTTATATTTCTCAAGATTAAcctttaattaaaatgaattacaaTGGGTGTCTTCACTTGTGCCTATGTGCACATAATTAGTTTTTTCAAGAGTGTAGTAGTTGAGAATTGTTTGCAGGAATTAAAAGTACTAACATTATCATCATTGTCAGCAGTAGCTGGATTATTATTATAGTCATATAGATTTGGCCTCTGAATGAACATCCTAATTTATTTCAGTGAATATTGAAGTTATTCCAAGAGGAATCAAGCCTTGAGGTTTTGGTGGGAAGTCATGGATATTGGGACTGCTGACTCTGAACCCAGACGAAGTGGATCATTTAGTTGCACAAGCAGTGCCAATTCTTCATTGAGAAGGCGTTCTATAAGTTTGTCAGCAGCTGCACCTGTACATATTGATGATGACATTGAAAGTGAGATTGTCTCAGAGGCAGGAGACATTGGGGATCGGGCTCTTCATGGCAACAGGCACAGTGAGAGTAACAGCCACCGCTTTTCTGTTGATCCTGCATTAGAGAATGGAGTTTCTGCCCCCACTTCTGGGGATACTCTGTTGCACCTTAATAGTTATTGGTCTCGTGATCCACCAACAATGACTACAATCTCCGTAGTGACACCATTGCCTGAGGAAATCATATCTCCCCTTTCCACAGATGCAATTGTGTGCTCTAAAGACAAAAAGCAAGTGAGCTTTCATCAACAATTTCTCATTTCTTTATCTTTGTTAAATGAAATTCCTGAACTTTTTTGGTAGTTGTTGATTATTTAATGACTACTTTAAACATTTCTTGTTTCCCTCTGATCTGATTGTTCAAGTAATGCGCGTGTTTCATGTTTCTATATGCAGGTCGATAAGGAAAGGTTGCCAAAGTTATTGGATTATGCTTTCTGCCTCATTCATTTAGCTGTTTTTGGGATTCTTGGGGTAATATGCACTATATATATGCACACTccttttagtttagtttagtttagtttagtttttatttttttaattatttatatatttatttttaagttctAAAATGCAATATGCTCATAACTTATAATGCCATTGTGCTTATTTCTTTTTACAAGTGTGTGGTGTTTGGTTTTTTGGGGAAGAATTTTGATGCAAATGTATTTTGTGTTGCCtgataatatatgtttaaaaactAACTTCTTTAAACCAAAGGAATACAGATCAAAAGATATAATatccataaaaaagaaagaaaagaaaaaggaagttcTCTAAGAGCGTCATTATTGTTGATTATCCATGTTTGACATAACTAGATATGAACCATAGTGCTGGAGTTCTGAACAATCCAACCTCTTGGAAGTAACTGAATAGTTTTTTGACAAAAGTTGGAGAGGCTCAAATTAGTGTCTTAATAATTTGGACATACTACCTCCATTTTGTCATAAGAATTTGGAAATgactaaaattattaatttattatatgtaTGAATTGTAGTTCTGTGATTGGGCTGGTTGGAATTTCAGTCTTCTCTGGATCAGACAGAATTTCCACTTTTGCATTTGATTAATTGTAAATTTCATGTTGGTAAGCATACTCAGCAATATTATGATATTTAATATGCCACACAATGTGCAGGTTTTGACGAGGTATGTGCTACAAAAGCTGTTTGGTCCCGGAGTCGCTGGCTTGACAAACGATGAAAACATTCTGTACCTTGACCTTCCTTCCAATatggtctctctctttctctctctctctctctcctgatGCATGCACACACATTCAGAGCATTTTAAAGGAGtcacttggaaaaaaaatgcatttgaaCTACTTTACATTTGACATTAAGATGTGTCTTATTTCAATGTTATTTTAAGTGTTTGATTTCCATTGGAAGAATCATTGTGAATCACtgatttggtcttttttttcaGTGTATATCATGCATATGCTTGGGCTTTGTGAGAAAATTATGGTGGCAGGTGATGTGGTTGAGGAATCACTCATTCTTGAACTATGTGGTGATAGTTCAATGTTTACTTtgttaaaaatcaaatcaagttATGAGTATTTGGAGGATATGATTAAAGAATCAAGATAAGTTAATTTATgataaaagaattaaatatgTTGAACATGCACTGATGATAACTATAGTCAATTGTAGCTAATTCTTTATGGTCATGCAAAGTAAAATTGTTTGAGAGGTATTTTACATTTACTCCAAAGATACAATTGTTTTGGACAACATTTGCTTCTAGAGTTGGGACTTTTGTGTTAGTCACTCTCCATATTCAATTACAATAGTGGATGAGATTATGCAAGTGTTTTAGCGTACATTTTTCCTAGCTCTGAAGAATCGCTTATATGATTATATGCTCCTAATTACAACTTATGTCTGGCATAAATTATGAAGGTCCGTCACAGTACAGGATAGCTAGGATTGGgaaattagaaattcatcttGATTCTTTGGTTTGGTAAAGTCTTTGTGATGGAACTTTGTGTTGTGCTTGGTGTTGGACTTAAGAGTGCCCAAGGACTGACATTCTTATATGCAGTTTCTTGCTTTCAACCCTTCATATGTGTGTATAAAGGTCACAAAAGACATTAATTGGAAGATATAAGATATTCTgcttcaaataataataataataataattttttttttttttttttttcattttttaggttgGTTCTTTCTTGATGGGGTGGTGGGGTATTGTTTTCAAAGCAGACATATCCAGCGTGTCAGACTACCTAGCAATAGGATTGACGACTGGTTATTTGGGAAGTCTTACAACTTTCAGCGGTTGGAACCAGAAAATGCTTGATCTTATTGTTGATGGCCACTGGGTGCTTGCTGTGCTTGGTTTTCTTGTAGGTAAAAATCCATACTGTAAGAACTATGTTGTCGTAGTAGTGTAGGTAATCTGGTCCATTAGAATGAGAAATATTAGATTTGAATTGTATATCCCACTTTAGTCTATTCAAAACTTAACAACAGTCTATAGCCTGCTTTGGCACTTAAGAGTGATATGGTCCTTTAACCTGTATGATTCCATGCAGGTTTGTTTCTTGCAGCCTATTCCATTATTTTTGGGGTTGAGACAGCCAAGGGTTTCAGGTGGCTTCTAAGAAGGCGAAATGCGTGTACAGGAAGTGGCACTCCAAGCTCAAGCAGCAACTGGAGGGTGGACAGCTTCAAGCGTCACTTAGCAGTCATGGTGGTGTTGATTTTGATGCTAGGCTTGTTATGGGGTGTATGTGGAGCACTATTGATGGAGGAGTTTAGCAGTGGCGGCAGTGGTGCTCAGCTATGGTTGGCTTGTTTTGTTGGACCTCCAGGTGTGTGGATCAGGTGGTTCTTAGCCAGACTTAATGGTCGTGGGTTAGGCAGGGCTGGTTTGTTTAAATGGGTGCCATTTGGGACTCTAGCTGTCAATGTTTCTGCAGCTTGCATCATGGCAGCACTCTCTACTGGGAAGAAAGCTGTAAGTGTTGACAAATTCAATCTTGGGAATTTCCcaaatcatataaaaattaacatgtCTCCATGAGCGTTTGTTACATGCATAGCACATGACCACAATCTTGAATCATTTGATGCAGGTGAATAGCCAGACTTATGATACTGTGGCATCGGGCATACAAATTGGATTGGGCTGTCTGAGTACTGTCTCTACCTTCATTGCCGAGTTCTATGCAATGAGGGAAAGCGAACACCCTTGGAGGGCATATGCATATGCATTGATTACCGTTTGCATCTCATTCGGGTTGGGGATATTAATATACTCTGTACCTGTTTGGACAAAGGGGTATGGgtaatatgtttttgttttttttgttttgtttttttgtttttgtttttggtggagGTAGAGCATGTTGATGGCAGCCTTATTGTGTACATCATATATGCCTTGACATTTAGTTGACCAAAATGCTGAGGAGATAGTTATAATCAGCATGTATGCCTTGATATCAAGTTGGCATCTGGTTGACTAGAAAGCTGAGGGATCCTAAAAATTCATATAGGTACCACAGAATTATCAACAGGTGagtattttgtttataagttCAGTGTAAAGTGGTGGTTATGCCATCATGTCTTTGCAAGTGCCAGCCATTTTGAAGCACATTTTGCTTTGTTAACATTTGTGCAGGAGGGTTGAATAGGTTGATGTGGTACATGCCAGTGCATAGGCGCACATCATTTGCTACATATGGAGGTCCCTGATCTGGAAATCTGTGTTGATGATTAatgtactaaattttttttttaataactttttaaaattttttttttttttaataacttaacAGTTGGGGGAGGGGGGTTTCTAATTCCGAATATCTCCTTTGGAAATATCATGAAGAGCCAATTGAGGTAAGGCACTTGGCATTGACATTTGACAATTAACAAATGTGAATTGAGCTTTGAGTATTGGACGATGTGCACCAATTTTGCCCTCAAGCTCAGAGCTTCAACTCCCTATTCTAGTTTCTAACGTATTAGGCACTTAGGTTGACTTTTGTGGAGTTTTATTGTCAGCTCGAAGAAACAGCCTTGTTCTGGAGATGTGTCATGGTAAATTGTAGTGAACTTTGACCAAATTTGCAGTAGTGTTTGCCAGTCATTCCATGGCCAAGATCGAAATGCATTTTATGTAATCTTTAAAAGGAGCAATCTAGAAATAGTGTAACTAACACTCTTAAAGTTTTAGCGTGAATTGCCATTTCAAAAACAGAATGTGAATACTGCCCCTGCAATTAGGACTCTGTCTTGATAGGAATTTGTGACAAGCATGGCACCAATTTTGTACCGCATCAATGAGCTTATTTCTGTCCTTGGGTATTCTTTGATTTATGCAAAAATTCAGGATAGCAAATGCTTGCATCATCGGTTCTGTACCCAGGACAGTACAATTGAGTTCTTTCTTCTTAGAAGTtagaaatttgataatttgagtAACTTTACAACTAAAAGCACAAGACATAAAGCTTTCTTTTACATCAAGTTATTTAATTTCTAAAAGATTTCTGTCGGGTCTAATCTTTAAAGCCAATGGATGATCTCTCAcacatgaataaaaaaaaatgatcgaaaaCTATGATCAAAATCTTGTATGGCCTGTACTCCGAGCATAGCTTATATTTGTCTGTGTGGCCGCAAAGGTGTGCTGCTAAACCTTTGTTTTATCCGCATTAATTTTGTTGATCTAAAGTTTCACCATATATTGCAAAGTGTGAGAATAGAGAATTACCTTATAAAGAAATATCAGCCTTATTTATTAATACCAGGCCTATCCTTGGACCCGCTCGAGGAAGAATTTACACTGAACTGTTGTTCTCCTCACTCTTATTTGCTTTGGCTCCATTAgtcttagtgtgtgtttggctcaAGCTTAAAAaatcagtttattttactattcaatttatttttgttactatttataggGCCCACTGCATTTTTTGggactatttatgggtcccgCTGTACTATTTCATCTAACtgttacctttatctatagtactttcagcaaaaaaatttcagtttcagcaaaataagtagatcccaaacaaacccttagacTTGAGATCATCATAGCATTGCATTTGATTTAGAAGGCCACtttcttaaaaattcattgtttgggttTAGTTTGAAGAACTTGGCATTAGTATTTTAAGTGGgcttggatttttctttttgagcccTTACATTacttattcccaaaaaaaaaaaaaaaaaaaaaaaaaaccactacttCACATAAAAACTACTTATTCTTATTGTGAaatttctatgatttttttttaattatttaaaaaattccaaaatttttattatccaAATTGTATACAGTTATTATAAATCTCCATCCATCCACAGTAAAGtatattatccttttttttttgttcaaatctcaaatttttttccttatcacAATTTTTATCCCAATCAATAAATTCATTTTGGGTAAAGGTTTacaatttgcatctattataattaagaaatatatatttttatttttcaaacaaataaaaatgataaactttagagataatagtaattgtaaggaaaaaaaatcctaaattttaggagtttaattttttttttataattcaaaatgaaagttgttatttgacatttataatcctatttctaaatgaagttatCCTTCATTAATGAGGGTAATTTTGACCCacataaaaattcaattaaaagaggggaatcctcttatatatatactagtcgtcAACTCGTGCCATGCACAGGAaagttttatattaaaattttcaaaattacatgtttaaaatttgaattgcaCAAAACAATATTTGTTGTTTCCTACAAAGTAGAGCCCATAAATAGTTTGGATTTAgtcccaaaaattttaaaaggagaACAATTTTATCCCTTCGCATAGGGTCAGTTCAATTTTAGACCCTTAACTGGATTAGTTTGGATTTTACCTTTTAAATTTAGGATTGATTCAATTTTCCTTCGAATTAGGATACATCAGTATAGTTGCATAATGACCaaatcctaaaattttaaattttatgagaaaatcaaacttaaatcaaattttagggacaaaaaaggTTAATATACCCAAAaatctaatttcttcaaaagcTTATATAAGAGCATGAGAAATCTCTCAAAGATTTTGTCAAAATCAATCTAATCTTCAAAACCTAAAATCCGGTCAACATACTTCACATAACTAGCTCTAATACCATAAGCCTTTAACCTAAGGGTATAtgcaaaatccaaaaaatccaaaattcattttatacctattttacatcaaaacataaaaaactggTGATATATTATATGCAAAAAGTATAATATCAAGTATCAACTTATAATAGCcactctttctccaaaaaaaaaaaaaaaaaaaaaaaaaacacttataataGCCACCCGACAACATCAATGATTTagaaaaatttcaagtttcaaagtcACAAACCTACCTCAAAGTTCACAACAATTCCTCTAAAGTCTAAATTCAATGTCTAACCTACCACGTTTGTAAACATATAATCCAAGTTGCCAACTATTAGAGTGTTCCATATGAAAGTACGAAattccaaatttaaaaataaagggaaaaaaaaaaaaagttgaaactatGATATTGGTTTCTCAAGTTAGCCATGAGTACCCAATCGGTCCTTCGAGTTTGAAGCGTGTACAATTGGTctctcaaattttcaaaatgagcaATATAAGTCATTTTACTAATTGCCATTAATAGTGTTACTTATATGGCTAATGGACAATGAtttgacattttattttaataatgtggcatattttaattaaaaaattacaaattaaaattacagaAACAAGTCccagcatcttttttttttttttttttttttttttttttttttgtgtgtgtgtgtaaattgGGATTTTATTAAATGTAAACAGAAACACACTTTAAAAAGTCTTACAAtaccacttccatgatcaagataaatcatcttagttgacaTATTATaatcttcgcagatgaaatgcctaatttcatcaccaactacgaactaaaattctgattttacaaagaacttgtaatttatatcttttgtgactaaattacataaatcacaTATTATGCATCTCAtgaactatatgataatgtccaaatattcatattgtcattattttagataataataaaacaactttattaaaaaaaaaaaaaactttattaatcacaacataataTCATATATAATGTCATATATAGCAttatacaataggatttaaaggaCACGTATCCTAACATGTTCTTGTCAAGGAAGCGCAATGGCGGTGGACCCCAAGTCCAGAATTAATGTTGCGACATAGGTAGGGCATGCTTTCGCTATCTTTACCACAAATATCACAAGTGAATGCGATCAACTTCCTGAATAGAGTCAATGGGTGGTTAAGGAAGCGCAATGGCGGTGGACCCCAAGGCCAGAATTAATGTTGCTACATAGGTAGGGCATGCTTTCGCTATCTTTACCACAAATATCACAAGTGAATGCGATCAACTTCCTGAATAGAGTCAATGGGTGGTTGTCAACTTCAGCTTTAATGGTGAGTGATAGCAAAGCACATTTAAAATGAATGTCAAATTGGCATTCGGGACAGTGGTAAACAAACCATTTCCAATGGCCACCACAGAAATCACATATGTAAGTCCCATTATCATACGATGGTGTTTTGTGGAGAATGAGACGATGTTTGTCGTGTATACTCGTGTGGTAGTTCGAAACATGACTCATGAATTTAAGCAACCGTAGCATGAATCTTGTATGTCTTCATCGCACCCATTACACTTTACAGGCTCTGAAACTTCACCGTTGACCAAAGGATGCTCATGAAAGATGTGTTGAACTTCCTGTCACTGTCAGACACACACACGACTCGACTAATTCAATAATTTGTTTAAAGGACTTGAAATTGGTGGATGATCTCTGCTTTTGTCTGTTGGACATTGTAGTCATCATGGGTGTTCTATATTATAATTGAATACGTGTTCTATATATGTGAAGTGTATTAAAAGGATAATCTTAAATACTCACCTCCTGaataacgaaaaaaaaaagaaccattcCGTTCTTATCAATATAATGCACCCTTTAGTCACTTCCTGCACTTAAAAGGGAAAatcatcttcaaatgaaaatCTGCTTGGATCTCTCAATTGGGGTAGAAGCGAAGTAAAAATAATAGCTAATTcatcaaaaattcaaattgcACTATAGCTACAAAATCTTATCACGATTCACTTCTATGATACAATAAAAgctacttttatatatacatacatacatctcatcaaaacacacacacacatacatatatatatatatatatatatatatgttaggttttttttttttaatttttttttttttaaatttttaaagaaagcATTACAAGAAGCAATACTCACTCAGGAGCACAAATCTGGATTTGAGTTCAAAACTTTGTTGGTCAAGCTGCCAAGTTGCTTCTCTAAAAAATATAACGTAAGATTCCTTTAATTTGGTTGCATGGATTCATGTTGCACAGATTTAGATTTATAGCTTCTAttctattgaattttctatatagTAGAACCTAGATAGCTTAAAGGAATGGATTTTATAAAGTAGAATCTAGATAGTTTAAAGGTATGGTAAGGAATTAACATTAATGTTgaatgaaagagaaaagaaaggaatcaaatatcacattttttttcttgtatgttaatgtttgtttttagactccttaaaacacaattggattaacctagttaattagccaaatgattacttagtccaaatttcagatctaggttaacacacaatcatataatcatatcaatgtaaagtgcggaaaataaagaacacaaagatatgatgacctaggaaaccaaatcggtaaaaacctgagaatgatttaacctaactatcctcaaggtaaacttgaatccactatgaaagaatcgaagttttacaatagagacttagaccactaacatcctattactacccaccagtagaaacttattgacatgaccacgtgcaagctccgagaccacagactccttctttcttggattctctaaCAAGTACAAGCCCTCTTGCTTGTATATCTTCAAGCTTttattgcagcaactgaatgatcatcaagttcttgaatcgaattctccttcttgataatcctaagtatgtgtgaaggcaaatacctttagatctcacaaaagattcacacacacaacaaaagGAGCAACCTAAAACGTGGCTAGTGTTTACCCTTACCCTACACGTTATATGGGCTTAGGGCTGAGTTTGGAAAATTCTGAAGAAAAACGTTCTGCCCAACTTTCAATTAATTGAggctaattctcgatcgatcgagctaggcAGAATCATACTATAACTTCTGCTacaactcgattccaactttatataaaacacatacactttgagcaagtctaaacaagactataaaacctgttttgatcatgatttgccaacaatacaaattagagttctaatacattagttcctaagtacttagaacctaacagttaaatttaaaagaaaataatattataaaagaaaaaacattatagatctatattataattatatattcctaactttttttttttgggtgatataATTGAATAGGGTAAAACTataatttgattcttttaaaaaagaaaaaataatttaacttaattaataagTAGCTTTTGCTCAAAAGCAGGTAAACTATTTCATTTCTTGTCTATGAGTCAAACACCCAAAAAATCTAATGGACCAATAGTATAATGATGGAatccttaaagaaaaaaaaaaaaggattggaACACCTATTTCCTCCCATTAATTGAtacaagttatttttttatccctattttttttattataaaaaagtaGAAAACCCCAAACAGGGATCTAATCTAAATCCTCTTATTCCATTCTATCCAATTTGATTTATTATGTTCTTTCCTCTATGAACTTTCAAACAAttccgttaaaaaaaaaaaaaaaaaaaatcttctcaacaattttaaaaggaaaaaaagagggaaaaaagagagtaaaatatGGTATTGTGTTGGACTTGTAAG
This genomic stretch from Quercus robur chromosome 4, dhQueRobu3.1, whole genome shotgun sequence harbors:
- the LOC126721174 gene encoding uncharacterized protein LOC126721174, with product MDIGTADSEPRRSGSFSCTSSANSSLRRRSISLSAAAPVHIDDDIESEIVSEAGDIGDRALHGNRHSESNSHRFSVDPALENGVSAPTSGDTLLHLNSYWSRDPPTMTTISVVTPLPEEIISPLSTDAIVCSKDKKQVDKERLPKLLDYAFCLIHLAVFGILGVLTRYVLQKLFGPGVAGLTNDENILYLDLPSNMVGSFLMGWWGIVFKADISSVSDYLAIGLTTGYLGSLTTFSGWNQKMLDLIVDGHWVLAVLGFLVGLFLAAYSIIFGVETAKGFRWLLRRRNACTGSGTPSSSSNWRVDSFKRHLAVMVVLILMLGLLWGVCGALLMEEFSSGGSGAQLWLACFVGPPGVWIRWFLARLNGRGLGRAGLFKWVPFGTLAVNVSAACIMAALSTGKKAVNSQTYDTVASGIQIGLGCLSTVSTFIAEFYAMRESEHPWRAYAYALITVCISFGLGILIYSVPVWTKGYG